From Poecile atricapillus isolate bPoeAtr1 chromosome Z, bPoeAtr1.hap1, whole genome shotgun sequence, one genomic window encodes:
- the LOC131573100 gene encoding histone H3: protein MARTKQTARKSTGGKAPRKQLATKAARKSAPATGGVKKPHRYRPGTVALREIRRYQKSTELLIRKLPFQRLVREIAQDFKTDLRFQSSAVMALQEASEAYLVGLFEDTNLCAIHAKRVTIMPKDIQLARRIRGERA, encoded by the coding sequence atGGCGCGCACGAAGCAGACAGCGCGTAAGTCGACGGGCGGGAAGGCGCCCCGCAAGCAGCTGGCCACCAAGGCTGCCCGCAAGAGCGCGCCGGCCACGGGCGGCGTCAAGAAGCCGCACCGCTACCGGCCCGGCACGGTGGCGCTGCGCGAGATCCGGCGCTACCAGAAGTCGACGGAGCTGCTGATCCGCAAGCTGCCCTTCCAGCGCCTGGTGCGCGAGATCGCGCAGGACTTCAAGACGGACCTGCGCTTCCAGAGCTCGGCTGTCATGGCGCTGCAGGAGGCCAGCGAGGCCTACCTGGTGGGGCTCTTCGAGGACACCAACCTGTGCGCCATCCACGCCAAGCGCGTCACCATCATGCCCAAGGACATCCAGCTGGCCCGCCGCATCCGCGGCGAGCGCGCCTGA